In one window of Streptomyces griseus subsp. griseus DNA:
- a CDS encoding protein kinase, translated as MDDYAGRVLADRYRLPLPPSDGFELVETRAFDTYSGQEVFVRQVPLPEIVDAEVLDADGRSSAGGRTTGRAVRRSTDPAVRRAIEAAQAAAQVPDHPRLDQVFDVFAEAGSLWIVSELVAARPLAALLAERPLNPYRAAEIGSDVLTALRVLHAHGWTHRNITARTVLVCDDGRVMLTGLAAGAAEEALCGYAPEPLPDDEPGVETYGERSDSYGGRAETSGAQGAYEAPGGYEASGIGAADDTLGIPVVEAVETDEPGELPDRRPGAPEGHGAYSLPPARAHDSQELPLVPPYVRAQPPQDDAYRPEGGEERAGWAPEEPEASWVPGVREGREAREVRGGREAREVRGGREAPGVEEAYGAPGGREFAPGTSGGEGFAPGASGGQDRTPGTSGGQDYAPGTSGGQELVPRPATPAVPYTAAPRPPAEPGAGSAAQLRAARAGAIAAYRAGARAAARVTEDRQQAAGSAPADLSKGPQGPQQDATGIVPVQRPEPGTAEPGTAEPGTAEPGTAQPGPHDNTPTGNASGIAASGTAAPDAGTPGTTASDTDAPGPSTPDSIAPTGPPAPRLTGPWGSPPEGPYDDEDDEDDEEGPRPPGRRVHLAGTWDDGPGAGRPVPAGGSGQDALRADSRRPGQAAIAPATRLPAERAPSSTWEEAVAGSRAAAVYRGPTTPLAAERARQARIAVVGPVTERWAPEQAGPVHDNWQLAPPIGPSTDLWALGALLYRAVQGHAPYPEESAAELVQMVCAEPPAFAEECGALRPVVESLLRQDPTERPDFEELRGWLRSLVRSAPEPEAGADVVPLPAPDATRLPVVRRRGELVRRRRGRFGGGSAHGRHRQGKRQRQQLEKQRAAERHDLRQPPPRHESLLPPGPDQDRGHPVDAWEPRPSRAPREPKGPKVLREPARPRGGGSPRKLGRLILILILLLMAAAIAYAFMFMPKQEPGGETGATGRPTNSAPPPPAASGSPAPSDGASTDPGSQQPQTSRSAVALAPGYALRKDAEGFEVGVPKDWQRSPANADRQIRYGSDGFTLLVVPGRDTVKTAGGDPLDYQRDKEPELQPFRDSGWSTSSGLRRVDVGRQAMAEGQFTWLESGGREVFARNLAMIVNGRYHIVQVIGPVNDRDKVTEIYQQAIASYRVTP; from the coding sequence GTGGACGACTACGCGGGTCGGGTGCTTGCCGACCGCTACCGCCTTCCGTTGCCCCCGTCCGACGGGTTCGAGCTGGTCGAGACCCGGGCGTTCGACACCTACAGCGGCCAGGAAGTCTTCGTCCGCCAGGTGCCGTTGCCGGAGATCGTGGACGCCGAGGTGCTGGACGCCGACGGCCGGTCGTCGGCGGGCGGCCGCACCACCGGTCGGGCGGTGCGCCGCAGCACGGACCCCGCGGTCCGCCGGGCGATCGAGGCCGCGCAGGCCGCCGCCCAGGTGCCCGACCACCCCCGGCTGGACCAGGTCTTCGACGTGTTCGCGGAGGCCGGTTCGCTCTGGATAGTCAGCGAGCTCGTCGCGGCCCGCCCGCTCGCCGCACTCCTCGCCGAACGCCCGCTGAACCCTTACCGGGCCGCCGAGATCGGCTCCGACGTGCTCACCGCCCTGCGGGTGCTCCACGCGCACGGCTGGACCCACCGCAACATCACCGCCCGCACGGTCCTGGTCTGTGACGACGGCCGCGTGATGCTCACCGGCCTCGCGGCGGGCGCCGCCGAGGAGGCCCTCTGCGGGTACGCCCCCGAGCCGCTGCCCGACGACGAGCCGGGGGTGGAGACGTACGGGGAGCGGTCGGACTCCTACGGCGGGCGGGCGGAGACGTCCGGGGCGCAGGGGGCGTACGAGGCGCCGGGGGGTTATGAGGCGTCCGGGATCGGCGCGGCCGACGACACCCTCGGGATACCGGTCGTCGAGGCGGTCGAGACCGATGAGCCGGGCGAGCTGCCGGACCGGCGGCCCGGCGCGCCGGAGGGCCACGGCGCCTACTCGCTGCCGCCGGCCAGGGCCCACGACAGCCAGGAACTCCCGCTCGTACCACCGTATGTACGGGCGCAGCCGCCGCAGGACGACGCGTACCGGCCGGAGGGCGGCGAGGAGCGGGCGGGCTGGGCGCCCGAGGAGCCTGAGGCTTCTTGGGTTCCGGGGGTCCGTGAGGGCCGTGAAGCCCGGGAGGTCCGTGGGGGCCGTGAAGCCCGGGAGGTCCGTGGGGGCCGTGAGGCGCCCGGGGTGGAGGAGGCGTACGGGGCGCCCGGCGGACGGGAGTTCGCACCTGGCACGTCAGGCGGTGAGGGGTTCGCCCCGGGAGCGTCCGGCGGCCAGGACCGCACACCGGGCACGTCCGGCGGCCAGGACTACGCCCCGGGCACGTCCGGCGGCCAGGAGCTTGTTCCCCGGCCTGCCACGCCCGCCGTGCCCTACACCGCTGCCCCCAGGCCCCCCGCCGAGCCGGGAGCCGGGAGTGCCGCTCAGTTGCGGGCTGCCCGTGCCGGGGCGATCGCCGCCTACCGGGCCGGTGCGCGCGCTGCCGCCCGGGTCACCGAGGACCGCCAGCAGGCGGCCGGGAGCGCCCCCGCCGATCTCTCGAAGGGGCCGCAGGGCCCGCAGCAGGATGCGACGGGCATCGTGCCCGTCCAGCGGCCTGAGCCCGGCACCGCTGAGCCCGGCACCGCTGAGCCCGGCACCGCTGAGCCCGGCACGGCTCAGCCGGGCCCCCACGACAACACCCCCACCGGCAACGCCTCCGGAATCGCCGCTTCCGGAACCGCCGCCCCGGATGCCGGCACCCCCGGAACAACCGCCTCCGACACCGACGCCCCCGGCCCCTCCACCCCGGACTCCATCGCCCCCACCGGCCCCCCGGCCCCTCGTCTCACCGGCCCCTGGGGCAGTCCGCCCGAGGGTCCCTACGACGACGAGGACGACGAGGACGACGAGGAAGGGCCCCGGCCGCCCGGGCGGCGCGTCCATCTCGCCGGCACCTGGGACGACGGGCCCGGGGCCGGGCGCCCCGTGCCCGCGGGCGGCTCCGGTCAGGACGCGCTGCGGGCCGACTCCCGCCGGCCCGGGCAGGCGGCCATCGCCCCCGCCACCCGCCTCCCCGCCGAGCGGGCCCCCTCCAGCACCTGGGAGGAGGCCGTCGCGGGCAGCCGTGCGGCCGCCGTCTACCGGGGCCCCACCACCCCGCTCGCCGCCGAGCGCGCCCGGCAGGCGAGGATCGCCGTCGTCGGACCCGTCACCGAGCGCTGGGCGCCCGAGCAGGCCGGTCCTGTCCACGACAACTGGCAGCTCGCGCCGCCCATCGGGCCCTCCACCGACCTGTGGGCGCTCGGCGCGCTGCTCTACCGCGCGGTCCAGGGGCACGCCCCCTACCCCGAGGAGAGCGCGGCCGAGCTGGTGCAGATGGTCTGCGCCGAGCCGCCCGCCTTCGCCGAGGAGTGCGGCGCGCTGCGGCCCGTCGTCGAGTCGCTGCTGCGCCAGGACCCTACCGAGCGGCCGGACTTCGAGGAGCTGCGCGGCTGGCTGCGCTCCCTCGTGCGGTCCGCCCCCGAGCCCGAGGCCGGCGCCGACGTCGTCCCGCTGCCCGCGCCCGACGCCACCCGGCTCCCCGTCGTACGCCGCCGGGGCGAGCTGGTCCGCAGGCGCCGGGGCCGGTTCGGCGGCGGCTCCGCGCACGGCCGCCACCGGCAGGGCAAGCGGCAGCGGCAGCAGCTGGAGAAGCAGCGCGCCGCCGAACGCCATGACCTGCGGCAGCCGCCCCCGCGCCATGAGTCGCTGCTGCCCCCCGGTCCCGACCAGGACCGCGGCCACCCCGTCGACGCCTGGGAGCCCCGCCCGTCCCGCGCACCCCGCGAGCCCAAGGGCCCCAAGGTGCTGCGCGAGCCCGCCCGGCCGCGCGGGGGAGGCTCGCCGCGCAAACTCGGCCGGCTGATCCTCATCCTGATCCTGCTGCTGATGGCCGCGGCGATCGCATACGCCTTCATGTTCATGCCGAAGCAGGAGCCGGGCGGCGAGACCGGCGCGACGGGCCGGCCCACGAACTCCGCACCGCCGCCCCCCGCCGCCTCCGGCTCGCCCGCTCCCTCCGACGGCGCGAGCACCGACCCCGGCTCCCAGCAGCCGCAGACCAGCCGCTCCGCCGTCGCGCTCGCCCCCGGCTACGCGCTCCGCAAGGACGCGGAGGGCTTCGAGGTCGGCGTACCGAAGGACTGGCAGCGCAGCCCCGCCAACGCGGACCGTCAGATCCGTTACGGCAGCGACGGCTTCACCCTCCTCGTGGTGCCCGGCCGGGACACCGTGAAGACGGCGGGCGGCGACCCGCTGGACTACCAGCGCGACAAGGAGCCCGAACTCCAGCCGTTCCGGGACTCCGGCTGGTCCACCTCGTCCGGTCTGCGCCGGGTCGACGTGGGCCGGCAGGCCATGGCCGAGGGGCAGTTCACCTGGCTGGAGAGCGGCGGCCGTGAGGTGTTCGCCCGCAACCTCGCGATGATCGTCAACGGCCGCTACCACATCGTCCAGGTCATCGGCCCGGTGAACGACCGCGACAAGGTCACCGAGATCTACCAGCAGGCCATCGCCTCCTACCGCGTCACCCCCTGA
- a CDS encoding succinic semialdehyde dehydrogenase — protein sequence MTDSQAPDAPLGTNPVAVAPAGVRTAADVVTPEVIAQLVRGVIGSGRTANHSPFTGEKLADLPESTPEDVATAFDRARAAQPAWAATPVRQRAAILLRFHDLVLSRQSEVLDLIQLETGKARLHAHEEVQSVAVAARHYGRRAAAYLKPRRHTGVVPTLTKVTELRQPRGVIGQIAPWNYPFELSVGDALPAFVSGNAVVMKPDTETALTALWARDLLIEAGLPAEVFQVVLGEGPVVGPEVVSRADYVSFTGSTRTGREVAVGAASRLVGVSLELGGKNAMLVLKDADVEKASAGAVRACFSSAGQLCISIERLYVHESIADDFVERFATRTKAMRLGTSLAYGADMGSLVGERQLETVSRHVAEAVEKGATLVAGGVARPDIGPLFYEPTILDGVEAPMAVCTEETFGPVVSVYRFSDEDEVIALANATPYGLNSSVWTTDSKRGHEVAARLRTGTVNINEGYAPAYGSVQSPMGGMKDSGLGRRHGSEGILKYTEAQTVAQQRLIPLAPSFGMDDEKYAAFMTRSLKAMKAFRLR from the coding sequence ATGACGGACTCGCAGGCCCCTGACGCCCCTCTCGGTACGAACCCCGTCGCGGTCGCCCCCGCAGGCGTGCGCACGGCCGCCGATGTGGTCACCCCCGAGGTGATCGCCCAGCTGGTCCGCGGCGTCATCGGATCGGGCCGTACGGCCAACCACTCGCCGTTCACCGGCGAGAAGCTGGCCGACCTGCCCGAGTCCACGCCGGAGGACGTCGCCACCGCCTTCGACCGGGCCCGCGCCGCCCAGCCCGCCTGGGCCGCCACCCCCGTACGGCAGCGGGCCGCGATCCTGCTGCGCTTCCACGACCTGGTCCTCAGCCGCCAGTCCGAGGTCCTCGACCTCATCCAGCTGGAGACCGGCAAGGCCCGCCTGCACGCCCACGAGGAGGTGCAGTCGGTCGCCGTCGCCGCCCGCCACTACGGCCGCCGGGCCGCCGCCTACCTGAAGCCGCGCCGCCACACCGGTGTCGTCCCGACCCTCACCAAGGTCACCGAGCTGCGCCAGCCGCGCGGGGTCATCGGCCAGATCGCCCCCTGGAACTACCCCTTCGAGCTGTCGGTGGGCGACGCGCTGCCCGCCTTCGTCTCCGGCAACGCCGTCGTGATGAAGCCCGACACGGAGACCGCGCTCACCGCCCTGTGGGCCCGTGACCTGCTCATCGAGGCCGGGCTGCCCGCCGAGGTCTTCCAGGTCGTGCTGGGCGAGGGACCCGTCGTCGGCCCCGAGGTCGTCAGCCGCGCCGACTACGTCTCCTTCACCGGCTCCACCCGCACCGGCCGCGAGGTCGCCGTCGGCGCCGCCTCCCGGCTGGTCGGGGTGTCCCTGGAGCTGGGCGGCAAGAACGCCATGCTCGTCCTGAAGGACGCCGACGTGGAGAAGGCGTCGGCGGGCGCCGTCCGGGCCTGCTTCTCCTCCGCCGGACAGCTCTGCATCTCCATCGAGAGGCTGTACGTCCACGAGTCGATCGCCGACGACTTCGTGGAGCGGTTCGCCACCCGGACGAAGGCCATGCGGCTCGGCACCTCCCTCGCGTACGGCGCCGACATGGGCTCCCTCGTGGGGGAGCGCCAGCTGGAGACGGTCAGCCGCCATGTCGCCGAGGCCGTCGAGAAGGGCGCCACACTCGTCGCGGGCGGGGTCGCGCGCCCCGACATCGGCCCGCTCTTCTACGAGCCGACCATCCTGGACGGTGTCGAGGCACCGATGGCCGTCTGCACCGAGGAGACCTTCGGCCCGGTCGTCTCCGTCTACCGCTTCAGCGACGAGGACGAGGTGATCGCGCTGGCCAACGCCACCCCGTACGGCCTCAACTCCAGCGTCTGGACCACCGACTCCAAGCGCGGCCACGAGGTCGCCGCGCGGCTGCGGACCGGCACCGTCAACATCAACGAGGGGTACGCCCCCGCCTACGGCAGCGTCCAGTCACCGATGGGCGGCATGAAGGACTCCGGTCTCGGCCGGCGGCACGGGTCCGAGGGCATCCTCAAGTACACCGAGGCCCAGACCGTCGCCCAGCAGCGGCTGATCCCGCTCGCCCCGTCCTTCGGCATGGACGACGAGAAGTACGCCGCGTTCATGACCCGCAGCCTCAAGGCGATGAAGGCGTTCCGGCTGCGCTGA
- a CDS encoding GMC oxidoreductase: MSQDSPAQKQPVSHVPAEDDAAYDYDVLVVGSGFGGAVSALRLTEKGYRVGILEAGRRFTPGTLPKTSWDLKNYLWAPALGLFGIQRVHLLGNVMVLAGAGVGGGSLNYANTLYVPPAPFFEDRQWAAITDWQDELKPYYDQARRMLGVRLNPTMTPSDIHLKAAAEAMGVGDTFHLAPVGVFFGDGKDADGTAKAKPGGTVPDPYFGGAGPARKACTECGECMTGCRHGAKNTLNENYLHLAERAGAVIHPMTSVVAVTDDPEGGYRVLTVPTDRRRKAKPTRLRARKVVVAAGTYGTQTLLHTMRDRGLLPRLSTRLGELTRTNSEALVGSQTSDRRYRKKHGIAKADFSQGVAITSSIHPDDNTHIEPVRYGKGSNAMGAMSILQVPYGTRRVRGWLANMVKHPTLAVRSLSNHHWSERTIIGLVMQSLDNSLTTYRKPGGIGKGLLTARQGHGAPNPAQIPEATRGATLLAEEINGFAGSNVGELMGTPLTAHFLGGCPIGASAEEGVIDPYHRLYGHPGISVVDGSAVSANLGVNPSLTITAQAERAMSFWPNKGEADPRPEPGAAYERLAPVEPLAPTVPEEAFAALKLPFLGMPVVPPKGTVEAGAEVRGVGNTPVPNP; encoded by the coding sequence ATGTCCCAGGACAGCCCTGCCCAGAAACAGCCCGTGAGCCATGTCCCGGCCGAGGACGACGCCGCGTACGACTACGACGTCCTGGTCGTCGGCTCGGGCTTCGGGGGCGCGGTCTCGGCGCTCCGGCTGACGGAGAAGGGGTACCGCGTCGGCATCCTGGAGGCGGGCCGCCGCTTCACCCCCGGCACGCTCCCCAAGACCTCCTGGGACCTGAAGAACTACCTCTGGGCCCCCGCGCTCGGCCTCTTCGGCATCCAGCGCGTCCACCTCCTCGGCAACGTCATGGTGCTGGCGGGCGCCGGGGTCGGCGGCGGCTCGCTCAACTACGCCAACACGCTGTACGTGCCGCCCGCGCCGTTCTTCGAGGACCGCCAGTGGGCCGCGATCACCGACTGGCAGGACGAGCTGAAGCCGTACTACGACCAGGCCCGCCGGATGCTCGGGGTCCGCCTCAACCCGACCATGACCCCCTCCGACATCCACCTCAAGGCCGCCGCCGAGGCGATGGGCGTCGGCGACACCTTCCACCTGGCCCCGGTCGGCGTCTTCTTCGGCGACGGCAAGGACGCCGACGGCACGGCCAAGGCCAAGCCCGGCGGCACCGTCCCCGACCCGTACTTCGGCGGCGCCGGACCCGCCCGCAAGGCGTGCACCGAGTGCGGCGAGTGCATGACGGGGTGCCGCCACGGCGCGAAGAACACCCTCAACGAGAACTACCTCCACCTCGCCGAGAGGGCCGGAGCGGTCATCCACCCGATGACCTCCGTCGTCGCCGTCACCGACGACCCCGAGGGCGGCTACCGGGTCCTCACCGTCCCCACCGACCGCCGCCGCAAGGCGAAGCCCACCCGGCTGCGCGCCCGCAAGGTGGTCGTCGCGGCGGGCACGTACGGCACCCAGACCCTGCTGCACACCATGAGGGACCGCGGCCTGCTGCCCCGGCTCTCGACCCGGCTCGGCGAGCTGACCCGTACCAACTCCGAGGCGCTGGTGGGTTCCCAGACCAGCGACCGCCGCTACCGCAAGAAGCACGGCATCGCCAAGGCCGACTTCTCGCAGGGCGTCGCGATCACCTCCTCCATCCACCCGGACGACAACACCCACATCGAGCCGGTGCGTTACGGCAAGGGCTCCAACGCCATGGGCGCGATGTCGATCCTCCAGGTGCCCTACGGGACCCGCCGGGTGCGCGGCTGGCTCGCCAACATGGTCAAGCACCCCACCCTCGCCGTCCGTTCGCTCTCCAACCACCACTGGTCCGAGCGCACGATCATCGGGCTCGTCATGCAGTCGCTGGACAACTCGCTGACGACGTACCGCAAACCGGGCGGCATCGGCAAAGGCCTGCTCACCGCCCGGCAGGGCCACGGCGCGCCCAACCCGGCCCAGATCCCCGAGGCCACCCGCGGCGCCACGCTCCTCGCCGAGGAGATCAACGGCTTCGCCGGCTCCAACGTCGGCGAGCTGATGGGCACCCCGCTCACCGCCCACTTCCTCGGCGGCTGCCCGATCGGCGCGAGCGCCGAGGAGGGCGTCATCGACCCGTACCACCGCCTGTACGGCCACCCCGGCATCAGCGTCGTCGACGGCTCGGCGGTCTCCGCCAACCTGGGCGTCAACCCCTCGCTGACCATCACCGCCCAGGCCGAGCGCGCGATGTCCTTCTGGCCCAACAAGGGCGAGGCGGACCCGCGACCGGAGCCGGGCGCGGCCTACGAACGCCTGGCCCCCGTGGAGCCGTTGGCGCCGACCGTGCCCGAGGAGGCGTTCGCGGCGCTGAAGCTGCCGTTCCTGGGCATGCCCGTCGTACCGCCGAAGGGGACGGTGGAGGCCGGGGCCGAGGTGAGGGGCGTCGGGAACACCCCCGTACCCAATCCGTGA
- a CDS encoding peptidase produces the protein MTRFCPRTAPLRRAGGLAAAALLLAAGPLTVAAAAPARAADPVYALGGPAETALHPYAEGGGEPKRSTAGITVTRAADEVYEGEFTVTFDLTGIAGVADAAFDARAGVECAPAGPRTTVCTGHGISPGPSTVTDLLLSAAAGSGQGASGTVRVTGEAGGAAFTPYTTKVTVGGPDLVMHKLPFDHEPTPGRKQQAPITFTNRGSRDADGVVLTLRYSRGLDIPQRYSNCAYTADATWTTARCSVPGVFEAGATYTLAAPLTLQATARAYRDIFVYGIHEAGTARRAAAAAAPTTERGPGAVLRAVPVKQRPSARSVDLEPGDNEQEADFRTANTADFIAYGDEASGPAGATVTARLGFRNDGPAWIGYLRSGETVAAVDFTVPQGATVTSAPKGCRGVTAEGAYREDRQAPAPRYVCPTPATVREGGGLDLSFGLRIDKVLSGAAGSVTVRGPGLRAPGLPFDPKPGNNTARVVLNGGSGSGLTPSPSPAPPTKGGPGAGAGTAPSATATPGAGGTGAPVTTGNDGGTLASTGASAVLTAAAMAVAALTAGLALFLAAGRRRS, from the coding sequence ATGACACGCTTCTGCCCGCGAACCGCGCCGCTCCGCAGGGCCGGTGGCCTCGCCGCCGCCGCCCTGCTGCTCGCCGCCGGTCCGCTCACCGTGGCCGCCGCCGCCCCGGCCCGCGCCGCCGACCCGGTGTACGCCCTGGGTGGCCCGGCCGAGACGGCCCTGCACCCGTACGCGGAGGGCGGCGGGGAGCCCAAGCGGTCGACGGCCGGGATCACGGTGACGCGTGCGGCCGATGAGGTGTACGAGGGTGAGTTCACCGTCACCTTCGACCTGACCGGGATCGCGGGTGTCGCCGATGCGGCCTTCGACGCGCGGGCCGGAGTGGAGTGCGCGCCCGCCGGCCCCCGGACCACGGTCTGCACGGGCCACGGCATATCGCCCGGCCCCTCCACCGTCACCGACCTCCTCCTGAGCGCCGCGGCGGGCAGCGGTCAGGGTGCGTCCGGCACGGTCAGGGTCACCGGCGAGGCCGGGGGCGCGGCCTTCACCCCCTACACCACCAAGGTCACCGTCGGCGGCCCCGACCTCGTGATGCACAAGCTCCCCTTCGACCACGAGCCCACCCCCGGCCGGAAACAGCAGGCGCCGATCACCTTCACCAACAGGGGCAGCCGCGACGCCGACGGGGTCGTGCTCACCCTGCGGTACTCACGCGGCCTGGACATCCCGCAGCGCTACTCCAACTGCGCCTACACGGCGGACGCCACCTGGACCACGGCCCGCTGCTCCGTCCCGGGCGTCTTCGAGGCGGGCGCGACCTACACCCTGGCGGCCCCGCTGACCCTTCAGGCCACGGCCCGGGCCTACCGCGACATCTTCGTCTACGGCATCCACGAGGCGGGTACGGCCCGGCGCGCCGCCGCCGCTGCCGCGCCCACCACCGAGCGCGGGCCGGGCGCGGTGCTCAGGGCCGTACCCGTGAAACAGCGCCCGTCCGCGCGGTCCGTGGACCTCGAACCGGGCGACAACGAGCAGGAGGCGGACTTCCGTACGGCGAACACGGCCGACTTCATCGCGTACGGGGACGAGGCGTCCGGGCCCGCCGGTGCCACGGTCACCGCGCGCCTCGGCTTCCGCAACGACGGCCCGGCCTGGATCGGATACCTCCGCTCCGGCGAGACCGTGGCCGCCGTCGACTTCACCGTTCCGCAGGGGGCGACGGTGACCTCCGCGCCGAAGGGGTGCCGGGGCGTGACCGCCGAGGGAGCCTATCGGGAGGACCGCCAGGCGCCCGCGCCGCGCTACGTCTGCCCGACCCCGGCGACCGTCCGCGAGGGCGGCGGCCTGGACCTCTCCTTCGGGCTGCGGATCGACAAGGTGCTGAGCGGCGCGGCCGGGAGCGTCACGGTGCGGGGCCCCGGCCTCCGGGCGCCGGGGCTGCCCTTCGACCCCAAGCCGGGCAACAACACGGCCCGGGTGGTGCTGAACGGGGGGAGCGGCAGCGGCCTGACGCCGTCACCGTCTCCCGCTCCGCCGACGAAGGGCGGGCCGGGTGCGGGTGCCGGCACGGCTCCTTCCGCCACGGCCACCCCGGGAGCGGGCGGCACGGGCGCGCCTGTGACCACCGGGAACGACGGCGGCACCCTGGCCTCCACCGGAGCGTCGGCCGTCCTGACGGCGGCGGCGATGGCGGTCGCGGCACTGACGGCGGGACTGGCGCTGTTCCTGGCGGCCGGGCGGCGGAGGTCCTGA
- a CDS encoding chorismate mutase yields the protein MSTTTSTTPAEETGARTDEAAALIGGARERVDALDDRIIGLVQERMAVSAVIQEARITSGGRRVNLSRETAVLGHYRDALGKPGTALAMTLLELCRGRV from the coding sequence ATGAGCACCACCACCAGCACCACCCCCGCCGAGGAGACCGGCGCGCGCACCGACGAGGCCGCCGCCCTGATCGGCGGTGCCCGCGAGCGCGTCGACGCCCTCGACGACCGGATCATCGGCCTCGTCCAGGAACGGATGGCCGTCTCGGCGGTCATCCAGGAGGCCCGGATCACCTCCGGCGGCCGCCGGGTCAACCTCTCCCGTGAGACGGCCGTGCTCGGCCACTACAGGGACGCGCTGGGCAAGCCCGGCACCGCTCTGGCGATGACCCTGCTGGAGCTGTGCCGCGGCCGGGTGTGA
- the guaA gene encoding glutamine-hydrolyzing GMP synthase has product MPAAPPAAPDTTADVVLVVDFGAQYAQLIARRVREARVYSEIVPSTMPVAEMLAKNPRAIILSGGPSSVYAEGAPSLDRSLFEAGVPVFGMCYGFQLMATTLGGTVDDNGAREYGRTPLHVTKAGSTLFEGTPTEQPVWMSHGDACSAAPEGFTVTASTDVVPVAAFENDEKKLYGVQYHPEVMHSTHGQQVLEHFLYRGAGIEPNWTTTNVVEEQIALIREQVGDKRAICGLSGGVDSAVAAALVQKAIGSQLTCVYVDHGLMRKGETEQVEKDFVAATGAKLKVVDAEKRFLDALAGVSDPEQKRKIIGREFIRVFEQAQLEILQEDGPEVAFLVQGTLYPDVVESGGGTGTANIKSHHNVGGLPDDIEFQLVEPLRQLFKDEVRMVGQELGLPEEIVQRQPFPGPGLGIRIVGEVTKDRLDLLRDADAIAREELTAAGLDRDIWQCPVVLLADVRSVGVQGDGRTYGHPIVLRPVSSEDAMTADWSRLPYETLAKISTRITNEVADVNRVVLDVTSKPPGTIEWE; this is encoded by the coding sequence GTGCCAGCAGCACCCCCCGCCGCCCCCGACACCACGGCCGACGTGGTCCTCGTTGTGGACTTCGGCGCGCAGTACGCCCAGCTCATCGCCCGCCGTGTCCGTGAGGCCCGGGTCTACAGCGAGATCGTCCCGTCCACCATGCCGGTGGCCGAGATGCTGGCCAAGAACCCCCGCGCGATCATCCTCTCCGGCGGCCCGTCGTCGGTCTACGCGGAGGGCGCGCCGTCCCTGGACCGCTCGCTCTTCGAGGCCGGGGTGCCGGTCTTCGGCATGTGCTACGGCTTCCAGCTGATGGCGACCACGCTCGGCGGCACGGTCGACGACAACGGGGCGCGTGAGTACGGCCGCACCCCGCTGCACGTCACGAAGGCGGGTTCGACGCTCTTCGAGGGCACGCCCACCGAGCAGCCGGTGTGGATGTCGCACGGCGACGCCTGCTCGGCGGCGCCCGAGGGCTTCACCGTCACGGCCTCCACGGACGTGGTCCCGGTCGCGGCGTTCGAGAACGACGAGAAGAAGCTCTACGGCGTCCAGTACCACCCGGAGGTCATGCACTCGACCCACGGGCAGCAGGTCCTGGAGCACTTCCTCTACCGCGGCGCGGGCATCGAGCCGAACTGGACCACCACCAACGTGGTCGAGGAGCAGATCGCCCTCATCCGCGAGCAGGTCGGCGACAAGCGCGCCATCTGCGGCCTCTCCGGCGGTGTGGACTCCGCGGTCGCGGCAGCCCTGGTCCAGAAGGCCATCGGCTCCCAGCTGACCTGTGTGTACGTCGACCACGGTCTGATGCGCAAGGGCGAGACCGAGCAGGTCGAGAAGGACTTCGTGGCCGCGACCGGCGCGAAGCTGAAGGTGGTCGACGCGGAGAAGCGCTTCCTCGACGCCCTGGCCGGGGTCTCCGACCCGGAGCAGAAGCGGAAGATCATCGGCCGCGAGTTCATCCGGGTCTTCGAGCAGGCCCAGCTGGAGATCCTCCAGGAGGACGGACCCGAGGTCGCCTTCCTGGTCCAGGGCACGCTCTACCCGGACGTGGTGGAGTCCGGCGGCGGCACCGGCACCGCCAACATCAAGTCCCACCACAACGTGGGCGGTCTCCCCGACGACATCGAGTTCCAGCTCGTGGAGCCGCTGCGCCAGCTGTTCAAGGACGAGGTCCGGATGGTCGGCCAGGAGCTGGGCCTCCCCGAGGAGATCGTCCAGCGCCAGCCGTTCCCCGGCCCCGGCCTCGGCATCCGCATCGTCGGCGAGGTCACCAAGGACCGCCTGGACCTCCTTCGGGACGCCGACGCCATCGCCCGCGAGGAGCTGACGGCGGCCGGCCTGGACCGCGACATCTGGCAGTGCCCGGTGGTCCTCCTCGCCGACGTCCGCTCGGTCGGCGTCCAGGGCGACGGCCGCACCTACGGCCACCCGATCGTGCTGCGCCCGGTCTCCTCCGAGGACGCCATGACGGCCGACTGGTCCCGCCTGCCGTACGAGACGCTGGCGAAGATCTCCACCCGCATCACCAACGAGGTCGCCGACGTCAACCGAGTCGTCCTCGACGTGACGAGCAAGCCGCCGGGGACGATCGAGTGGGAGTGA